The following are encoded together in the Bacillus sp. NP157 genome:
- a CDS encoding helix-turn-helix transcriptional regulator encodes MAIYVLSFGPMRTGQLQRAMPGVSKKMLTQTLRELERDGVIVRNVHQVVPPVVEYSLTGLGLRFAEPLLQFYEWAERNAEVLDAIEANRNKQDTNSGG; translated from the coding sequence ATGGCCATCTACGTGTTGTCCTTCGGTCCGATGCGTACCGGGCAGCTCCAGCGTGCAATGCCTGGCGTGTCCAAGAAGATGCTTACCCAGACACTCAGGGAGCTCGAACGCGATGGAGTGATTGTCCGCAACGTGCACCAGGTTGTTCCGCCCGTGGTCGAATACTCGCTTACCGGGCTGGGTCTGCGGTTTGCGGAGCCGCTCCTGCAGTTTTATGAATGGGCCGAGCGCAACGCCGAGGTTCTCGATGCCATCGAGGCGAACCGTAACAAACAAGACACGAACAGCGGCGGATAG
- a CDS encoding alpha/beta hydrolase — protein MPPVVYVHGFIGHLRFPELREGIAGPVLAPDLIGYGASTEHRSPALTVSRQASHLQGTLSRDIGDQPVVLVGHSGGAAICVRLAHTHPERVAAIISAEGNLSPADASLSSRIAPMTPEQVALWLENARAHPEAFFASDRVVPTRHQMDRMREWLLHQPASVIHAMARAVLVETVHPAYERIVRDVMTNIPTYLIRGANSPRGLGTSRQIETLSRGVFDIEGAGHMMVLEEPSRFAACVAGICNRLPTINHLMDP, from the coding sequence ATGCCACCTGTCGTCTATGTGCACGGTTTCATCGGGCACCTGCGATTTCCCGAGCTCCGGGAGGGCATCGCCGGCCCTGTCCTTGCGCCTGATCTCATCGGCTATGGGGCGTCGACGGAGCACCGTTCCCCGGCGTTGACTGTCTCTCGGCAGGCAAGTCACCTCCAAGGAACACTCTCGCGAGACATTGGCGACCAGCCGGTCGTCCTCGTCGGACACTCCGGCGGCGCGGCCATATGTGTTCGCCTTGCCCACACGCACCCTGAGCGGGTCGCGGCCATCATCAGCGCAGAAGGGAATCTCTCGCCCGCTGACGCCTCACTGTCTTCCCGCATTGCGCCGATGACACCCGAGCAAGTGGCGTTGTGGCTCGAAAATGCCCGGGCACATCCTGAGGCGTTTTTTGCAAGCGACCGGGTCGTTCCAACGCGACACCAGATGGACCGGATGCGCGAATGGCTATTGCACCAGCCGGCGTCCGTCATTCATGCGATGGCCCGGGCGGTACTCGTCGAAACCGTCCACCCGGCCTACGAGCGCATCGTGCGCGACGTGATGACAAACATCCCAACCTATCTCATCCGGGGCGCTAATTCGCCACGCGGACTTGGCACGTCGCGTCAAATTGAAACGTTGAGCCGGGGCGTCTTTGACATCGAGGGCGCCGGTCACATGATGGTCCTCGAAGAACCCTCACGGTTTGCAGCGTGTGTGGCAGGGATTTGCAACAGGCTTCCGACCATCAACCACCTGATGGACCCGTAG
- a CDS encoding KTSC domain-containing protein: protein MRREPVDSSVLASVGYDPDCHILEIEFRSGSVYAYDDVTPGLHLRLMTAPSIGSFFDAEIRDIKPFRRVR from the coding sequence GTGCGCCGAGAACCGGTCGACTCGTCAGTGCTCGCCTCCGTCGGCTACGACCCGGATTGCCACATCCTTGAAATCGAGTTCCGATCGGGTTCGGTCTACGCTTACGACGATGTCACGCCGGGGCTGCATTTACGGCTGATGACGGCGCCCTCAATCGGCAGCTTCTTCGACGCCGAGATTCGGGACATCAAACCGTTCCGGCGCGTCCGCTAG
- a CDS encoding zinc-dependent alcohol dehydrogenase family protein — protein sequence MTTMRALLLNSYEDGTLTDTQITRPVPGVGEVLVRVVASGVNPVDLSIRKGTAPYAMPELPAVLGCDMAGVVADVGEGVSAFKVGDEVYGMTGGVRGLQGSLAEYQVVDADFLAIKPSKLSMRQAAAIPLVFLTAWEGLVDAAAVQPGQTVLVQGGAGGVGHMAVQIARARGARVFATASEGKRDLVETLGATFINYNTEKVADFVARHTGGVGFDVVYDTVGGSVLDQSMLAIKPHGHIVSCCAFGQYTLAPGSFRCMTLSGVFVILPMLSGKQRSHQGAILAEATRMVDADALMPILDPRTFDLSQAMAAHAVQASGKLVGKLVIDVR from the coding sequence ATGACGACCATGCGCGCGCTCCTGTTGAACAGTTACGAAGACGGCACACTCACCGATACACAGATTACCCGCCCCGTTCCCGGTGTCGGCGAGGTGCTCGTCCGAGTGGTCGCCAGCGGTGTCAATCCCGTCGACCTGAGCATCCGGAAAGGTACTGCGCCCTACGCCATGCCGGAACTGCCGGCGGTGCTCGGATGTGACATGGCTGGCGTCGTCGCGGACGTTGGCGAGGGTGTGTCCGCATTCAAGGTCGGTGACGAAGTGTACGGCATGACCGGCGGGGTGCGCGGGCTGCAAGGTTCCTTAGCCGAGTATCAGGTCGTTGACGCCGATTTTCTGGCCATCAAGCCCTCAAAACTGAGCATGCGGCAAGCTGCCGCAATCCCGCTGGTATTTCTGACGGCCTGGGAAGGACTGGTGGATGCAGCCGCCGTGCAGCCTGGTCAGACTGTGCTGGTTCAAGGCGGAGCTGGCGGCGTTGGGCATATGGCCGTCCAGATAGCCCGCGCCAGGGGCGCAAGGGTGTTCGCAACAGCCTCCGAAGGCAAGCGCGACCTGGTCGAGACGCTCGGCGCCACCTTCATCAACTACAACACCGAGAAGGTGGCCGACTTCGTCGCCAGGCATACGGGCGGCGTGGGCTTTGACGTTGTCTACGACACCGTCGGCGGCAGCGTCCTCGATCAGTCGATGCTCGCCATAAAGCCCCATGGTCATATCGTGAGCTGCTGCGCATTCGGGCAGTACACGCTCGCGCCCGGATCGTTCCGATGCATGACCCTCTCTGGTGTCTTTGTGATCTTGCCCATGCTGAGCGGAAAGCAACGCTCGCATCAGGGCGCCATTCTTGCAGAGGCCACGCGCATGGTCGACGCGGACGCGTTGATGCCAATCCTGGATCCGCGCACATTCGACCTGTCCCAAGCCATGGCTGCGCACGCCGTCCAAGCATCCGGAAAGCTGGTTGGCAAGCTGGTCATCGACGTTCGATAA
- a CDS encoding DUF72 domain-containing protein: MVGSRGATFSEVFRVEGAYNSHRGSLPAQVGWPVQETKPRVGCAGWSLPRRAAHLFPVEGSHLERYAQVFSCVEINSSFYRQHLRKTYVRWAQSVPESFRFSIKMPRLITHTHGLEGCERALGTFLDEADGLGDRLGCILVQLPPGLELAVPTVLRFFSQLRNRTPAHIVCEPRHRSWFTAQGRDVLDGAGVSPVWADPIPVADAEPFQPTGMLYCRLHGSPRTYYSSYGDGVLDAMAAKLQKAVTLGEPAWCIFDNTAAGHAVPDAQNLIRRLEP, encoded by the coding sequence ATGGTCGGCTCTCGCGGCGCGACTTTTTCGGAGGTGTTCCGGGTCGAAGGCGCCTACAATTCCCATCGCGGGTCTTTACCCGCACAGGTTGGATGGCCGGTGCAAGAAACCAAACCACGGGTGGGGTGCGCCGGGTGGTCCCTGCCGCGCCGGGCAGCTCACCTCTTTCCGGTGGAAGGGAGCCACCTCGAACGCTACGCGCAAGTCTTTTCCTGCGTGGAAATCAACTCGTCGTTCTATCGTCAGCACCTTCGGAAAACCTATGTCAGATGGGCACAAAGCGTGCCCGAATCGTTCCGCTTCAGCATCAAAATGCCAAGGTTGATTACCCACACCCACGGGCTTGAGGGATGTGAAAGGGCCTTGGGTACCTTCCTCGACGAAGCGGACGGTCTCGGCGACCGTCTCGGATGCATCCTCGTCCAGCTGCCGCCGGGACTTGAGCTCGCCGTGCCAACAGTGCTCCGGTTCTTCTCCCAACTCCGCAATCGCACGCCTGCACACATCGTGTGCGAACCCCGGCACCGGTCGTGGTTCACGGCACAGGGGCGCGATGTCCTGGACGGCGCCGGAGTATCGCCGGTATGGGCCGACCCCATCCCGGTCGCGGACGCAGAGCCATTTCAGCCAACAGGCATGTTGTACTGCCGCCTCCATGGATCGCCGCGAACATACTACTCATCCTATGGCGACGGGGTCCTAGATGCGATGGCCGCGAAACTGCAAAAAGCGGTTACGCTTGGCGAGCCTGCATGGTGCATTTTTGACAACACCGCCGCCGGACATGCCGTTCCGGATGCGCAAAACCTGATTCGACGGCTTGAACCCTGA
- a CDS encoding cryptochrome/photolyase family protein codes for MRHLVVILGDQLNPDSHALDDFDPSTDMVWMAERRGESKHVWSSKQRSVLFLAGMRHFAASLPPTHPLRYTRLTDEGPDDLAALLGLELALSRPKRVIIVRPGDHRLREAFKAVALCHGVEYVERPDRHFLCAVEDFRAWARGKSYLRLESFYRWMRQRHYVLMDGRTPVGGRWNFDSENRRSFGREGPGWVPAARSFPPDAVTRSVMCDVNNALADHPGDLARFNRPVTRADALVALADFLDHRLAGFGRWQDAMWTGEPLLYHAHLSSSLNLRLISPREVILAVLARYKGGEVALSSAEGFIRQILGWREYVRGVYWLDPERLLRSNALGAHEPLPAFYWTGETEMACMREVIGQTLRTGYAHHIQRLMVTGNFALLLGVSPYEVHEWYLAVYADAVEWVEAPNTMAMSQFSDGGRMVSKPYAASGRYIERMSDYCRGCRLDPGDATGERACPFTTLYWDFLDRHRGRFQNHPRAAMQWRSLERLPEGRLEMIRKRARLIKSQMAARSSS; via the coding sequence ATGCGCCACCTCGTTGTAATCCTTGGTGACCAGCTCAATCCTGACTCTCACGCTCTCGATGATTTCGACCCATCGACGGACATGGTCTGGATGGCCGAGCGACGGGGCGAGTCCAAGCATGTCTGGTCGTCCAAGCAACGCAGCGTGCTGTTTTTGGCAGGAATGCGCCATTTCGCGGCCTCCCTACCACCGACCCATCCGCTTCGCTACACGAGGCTGACCGACGAGGGGCCCGATGACCTCGCGGCCCTTCTCGGATTGGAATTGGCGCTGAGCCGCCCAAAGCGGGTTATCATCGTCCGACCCGGGGATCATCGCCTCCGGGAAGCGTTCAAGGCCGTCGCGCTCTGCCACGGTGTCGAATACGTCGAGCGTCCCGATCGCCACTTCCTGTGTGCGGTCGAAGACTTTCGGGCGTGGGCGCGAGGCAAGTCGTACCTGCGCCTGGAATCGTTCTACCGGTGGATGCGCCAACGCCATTACGTGCTGATGGATGGCCGTACACCCGTCGGCGGGCGGTGGAACTTCGACAGTGAAAACCGGCGGTCCTTCGGCCGGGAGGGTCCGGGGTGGGTCCCGGCGGCCAGGTCGTTCCCGCCTGACGCCGTGACCCGAAGCGTCATGTGCGATGTCAATAACGCCCTGGCTGACCACCCGGGTGACCTTGCCCGATTCAATCGGCCAGTGACGCGCGCCGATGCTCTGGTCGCGTTGGCGGACTTCCTGGACCATCGGCTTGCGGGTTTTGGTCGCTGGCAAGATGCGATGTGGACGGGAGAGCCTCTGCTTTACCACGCGCACCTGTCGTCCAGCCTGAACCTTCGGCTCATTTCGCCGAGAGAAGTCATCCTCGCGGTGCTTGCCCGGTACAAGGGCGGCGAGGTGGCGCTGTCGTCGGCCGAAGGCTTCATCCGCCAGATTCTGGGGTGGCGCGAGTACGTGCGAGGCGTGTACTGGCTGGACCCGGAACGGCTGCTTCGGTCCAATGCACTCGGCGCGCATGAGCCATTGCCCGCCTTTTACTGGACGGGCGAAACGGAGATGGCATGCATGAGGGAGGTCATCGGGCAGACGCTGCGCACGGGTTATGCGCACCACATCCAGCGGCTGATGGTCACTGGCAACTTTGCGCTGCTCCTCGGCGTGTCCCCATACGAGGTGCACGAGTGGTATCTGGCGGTCTATGCTGACGCTGTGGAATGGGTCGAGGCCCCCAACACCATGGCGATGAGCCAGTTCTCGGATGGTGGGCGAATGGTATCGAAACCCTACGCGGCTTCAGGGCGGTACATCGAGCGGATGAGCGATTATTGCCGCGGGTGTCGTCTCGACCCCGGGGATGCGACGGGCGAGCGCGCGTGCCCGTTTACCACTTTGTACTGGGACTTTCTGGACCGGCATCGCGGCCGTTTCCAGAACCACCCCCGCGCCGCCATGCAATGGCGATCGCTCGAGCGTTTGCCCGAGGGGCGGCTGGAAATGATTCGGAAACGGGCCCGTCTCATCAAATCGCAAATGGCGGCCCGCTCCAGTTCCTGA
- a CDS encoding DJ-1/PfpI family protein, with protein sequence MQRSWFDRSWPRLSGLVWLTLTACSAGAPRPQSPSGYSAPGIPPLQARPGHQRPLIAVVANNPGVELSDLLVPFGILSRDPGLDVRAIAMDDAEVSTFTDMGAPGPGLRLQATVKAFDGAFPEGADVVVVPAQASGAALMAWLREQAGKGATLVSICNGGLIVAQTGLFDGRSATAHWSTEDERNRTYPAIHWTRNRRFMADGPWISTTGVSAAVPASIALIEAFHGRAEAGRVAHSLGVNDWSPHHDTQAFKPRRLSTAWPLATVAYGNRWWHRPETIRVLAKPGADEVSLALTIDAYASTGRSQVFVDTGGAASVTTSHGLALLSGTTPAKQVAAPVVAPDEKPASALDTALDGIMQRYGRATARGVALVFEYPQPARP encoded by the coding sequence ATGCAACGCTCCTGGTTCGACCGCTCCTGGCCCCGGCTTTCCGGCCTCGTCTGGCTCACCCTCACCGCGTGCAGCGCCGGGGCTCCGCGGCCGCAGTCTCCTTCGGGATACAGCGCTCCAGGCATCCCGCCATTGCAAGCACGCCCCGGCCATCAGCGGCCCCTTATCGCGGTTGTCGCCAACAACCCAGGTGTGGAACTGAGCGATTTGCTTGTGCCCTTCGGGATTCTCTCGCGTGACCCCGGTCTCGATGTCCGGGCTATCGCCATGGACGACGCCGAGGTGTCCACCTTCACCGACATGGGTGCCCCGGGACCGGGTCTGCGCCTGCAAGCGACGGTCAAGGCGTTCGACGGCGCATTTCCCGAAGGTGCTGATGTTGTTGTCGTGCCAGCGCAGGCGTCGGGAGCAGCGCTCATGGCGTGGCTCAGGGAGCAAGCAGGCAAGGGCGCCACCCTCGTCAGCATCTGCAACGGCGGCCTGATTGTTGCGCAAACCGGCCTGTTTGACGGGCGGTCCGCGACCGCGCACTGGTCTACCGAGGACGAACGCAACAGGACCTACCCCGCGATTCACTGGACGCGCAATCGCCGGTTCATGGCAGATGGCCCCTGGATTTCCACGACCGGCGTCAGCGCGGCCGTCCCGGCATCCATCGCGCTCATTGAGGCGTTTCACGGTCGCGCCGAAGCCGGGCGCGTCGCGCATTCACTCGGCGTCAATGACTGGTCGCCCCATCATGATACCCAGGCATTCAAGCCGCGACGCTTGAGCACCGCGTGGCCGCTTGCGACGGTCGCATATGGCAACCGGTGGTGGCACCGCCCCGAGACGATCCGCGTACTCGCCAAGCCAGGCGCCGATGAGGTGAGCCTCGCGCTGACCATCGATGCCTACGCCTCCACCGGCCGGAGCCAGGTCTTCGTCGACACAGGCGGCGCGGCCTCCGTGACGACGAGCCACGGGCTCGCGTTGCTTTCTGGCACCACCCCTGCGAAGCAGGTCGCCGCTCCTGTGGTGGCCCCGGACGAAAAGCCCGCCTCCGCGCTCGATACCGCTTTGGATGGCATCATGCAGCGGTACGGCCGGGCAACAGCCAGGGGCGTTGCACTGGTCTTCGAATATCCTCAACCCGCCCGACCCTGA
- a CDS encoding DUF2188 domain-containing protein: MIPTPQAAKALAQILFFHVTRTARSKSSGHLANAILHNGVGLLDAPAPPDGHSRPTLPHPHAMLVFDIPLSPPSETWHVSHPDGQCHTFSARHAAVCFAAKLAARLDHVNGGAYLSIEGADGKWRLFTPELKAPV; encoded by the coding sequence ATGATTCCGACACCCCAGGCGGCCAAGGCGCTGGCCCAAATCCTTTTCTTCCACGTCACCCGCACGGCGCGCTCCAAAAGTTCTGGTCACCTGGCGAATGCCATTCTTCACAATGGTGTGGGCCTTCTTGACGCACCTGCCCCGCCAGACGGGCATAGTCGGCCAACCTTACCGCACCCACATGCCATGCTCGTCTTCGACATCCCGCTCAGCCCGCCAAGCGAGACCTGGCATGTGTCCCATCCGGACGGCCAGTGCCACACATTTTCCGCACGCCACGCAGCCGTCTGCTTTGCCGCGAAGCTCGCGGCGCGACTCGACCATGTCAACGGAGGAGCGTATCTGAGCATCGAAGGGGCCGACGGGAAGTGGCGGCTGTTTACGCCCGAGCTCAAAGCACCCGTTTGA
- a CDS encoding AraC family transcriptional regulator — protein sequence MLDLTGPMQALHTVNRLDVGQAPRYQLVVASESGGLVTTSAGLQVMTEGLASLEGRDIDTLIAPGGCRDETYQVSDAVAAWVAANASRCRRVCSVCTGAFLLAAAGQLDGRRAATHWQWASRLASSYPALRVDADSIFVKDGNVWTSAGVTAGIDLTLALIEEDHGHRVAIDVARQLVVFLKRSGGQSQFSTPLAAQATGGDTFNDLHAWMAANLTEDLRVEQLAARAFMAPRTFARVYQKRMGRTPAKAVEGLRVDAARRCWTRQRSR from the coding sequence GTGCTTGACCTGACCGGCCCCATGCAGGCCCTGCATACGGTCAATCGGCTGGATGTCGGGCAGGCGCCACGCTATCAGCTTGTCGTGGCCTCCGAATCTGGCGGTCTGGTGACGACGAGCGCAGGCCTCCAGGTCATGACCGAGGGGCTCGCATCGCTCGAGGGGCGCGACATTGACACCCTCATCGCCCCCGGTGGCTGCCGGGACGAAACGTACCAGGTCTCCGACGCTGTCGCAGCGTGGGTCGCCGCGAATGCATCGCGATGCCGCCGGGTCTGCTCGGTGTGCACGGGTGCGTTTCTTCTCGCGGCGGCCGGGCAACTCGACGGCCGTCGCGCCGCCACACACTGGCAATGGGCCAGCCGTCTGGCAAGCTCGTATCCGGCGCTCCGCGTCGACGCCGACAGCATCTTCGTCAAGGATGGCAACGTCTGGACTTCGGCCGGTGTCACGGCGGGCATCGACCTTACCCTTGCCCTTATCGAGGAAGACCATGGGCACCGCGTGGCGATCGACGTTGCGCGGCAACTCGTGGTGTTCCTCAAGCGATCGGGTGGCCAGTCGCAGTTCAGCACCCCGCTCGCAGCCCAGGCCACCGGCGGCGACACTTTCAACGATCTGCATGCCTGGATGGCGGCGAACCTGACAGAAGACCTGCGTGTGGAACAACTCGCGGCACGCGCCTTCATGGCGCCGCGAACTTTTGCGCGGGTCTATCAAAAACGCATGGGCCGGACTCCGGCCAAAGCAGTGGAAGGACTCCGGGTCGATGCGGCCCGACGATGCTGGACGAGACAACGGAGCCGGTAA